Within the Malassezia vespertilionis chromosome 3, complete sequence genome, the region TACTCATGACGTGATTGGACATGTATAGGTAGTATGTACGTGCTACGACGCCTCATCACCATTCGAAAAATCGTACAGGCGGTCGCTGCCCATAAATCCACGACCGCGAGCGCCCCCCTCACGCTCAGGAATGACTTGGTATAGTTGTGGGGGCGGACCGGAAGGAGGAGGGCCTGTAGGGTGTGCATGGCTGGGCGGCTGCTTGCGTAGTTCAATATGCGCAGGTGTGTCGAGCCCTTCTGGAACGGACTGCATGCCAGACGGAGTAATGAGGCCAGAAGCGGTGGGTGCGCTCTCGATCTCGACGCCTGCCGTTCCGCCAAGATccgcttcttcttcttcttcctcttcttcctcttcttcctcttcctcttcttcctctccctcctcttcctcttcctcttcctcaTCGTACTCCTCCGGCTCCATCTCGCCCCAGTATTCACGTGGCCCAGAAACAGCTGCGCTTTGTGCCGACTCTGGACACtcctgctcgccaaagacATCGCCATACAAAGGATTCCCATTCTGATCGAGCGGCGGGCGTCCCCAGCCTCCTGGATGGAAGCCCCACTGAGCACCTTTGGGGATCGGTGCATTCAGGCCGGGAATGCGCAGGTGTGGATAGCTCGGCGGCGggccgtggcgctgcatcgcaaTAAGCcacggcagcggcgcaagaggcGGAATGGAAAGTGCCTCCTTCAGCGCAGCCGATACTTCGCCAGGCCGGCGCTTCCGCATGCCCACCTCAAACTCTTTCCCCTCGTAGTACGTCTCGCCATACTGCGACAAAGTAGGCTTCGTCTGGAACTTGAAGAAAGCGTCGTGCAACTTTTGGTAGTCGATATCCATACGCCCCAGCTTGGGCTGtacgcgctcgcgcgtcttggccTTGACTGATTTCTCCACGTTGGACGCATTGATCGATTCGCGCAACGACGAAATGCCGGTTTCGGCAATGTACGAGGGTAGTTCGTAGCGCTTCTTGgccatgccgcggcgctgggaCAAATATTCGCGTTTTGCGCCCCAGTGCAacggcacaggcacggCGTTGCGCACTgtgcgcaaatgcacaaGAAGACACGGATCTGCTGCAGCGGTATCTGCCCATTCGACCAGCTCGGGATGGTCCACCATTTGCTTCAATTCTGCCGCGCTCATGCGCGCCATTTggcgctgccgacgccgagaAAGAGGGAACGCCATTTTGGCTTtttcctcctcgtcgtccataTCTTCGTCTGAATAGATAACTTCGCCTTTGGACTGTGCATCCCCTTCCTCTTCCGTGGGTGGCTGGTAGCGCTCCAAGACGTTGGCGAATTGTGCTGCGAGTAGCCCATCCACATGCGGCGCTACAATTTCCATCGGCTCGGCGGGTGCGGTGTCCGTCCGCACGGGCTCAACATGCTGAGGCGGCGAAACATGTCCCTCTGACCGCTGCtgcttcttcttcgcgcgccgcttggcatTCTTCgagagcgccgctggcatcgtcgccgctggcatcgtcgcgcactgtcaaggcgctgcagcgcacaaTTCGGCCGAAccgctgccgcgccgcgcgggcATTGTGGAAAAACCCATTTTCGCTCCTTCTGCGCCAGCGTTCTTTTCTCGACAGACTGCTTGTCCACTCGCACCGACGATGCCGCCTGTTATAAAGCCAGAAGCGGTTCTGAAGCGCTCTGAAGAGCTGATCAATGTCGGCCAGGCGGGTGCCGCGTTGCAGGCGCTCCATGAGTTCACGTTTTCGCGCCGGTTCAAGCAGGGCCCGTCGTCCTCGCTCGAGCCTTTGATGGAGCGGTTCATGGAGCTTTGTGTCGACCAGCGCCGtggccgcgccgcgaaagATGCACTGGTGCAGTACAAGAATGCGTTTCAAAACACGGATTCCCAGTCGATTTGGAACGTGATCAACCATTTCATCAAGCTCGCCGATGCAAAGGtgagcgaggcgcgcagccgtGCGGATGCCGCCGCGGAAGAGCTCGACGTTGACGACCTGGAAGAGAGCGAGACGCCCGAAAGCATTttgctcggcagcgtcAGCCAGGACCAGGAGCGCGACCGTACGGACCGCACACTGGTCACGCCCTGGCTCAAGTTCCTCTGGGAAGCATACCGCACCGCGCTTGACATACTGAAAAACAATACTCGTCTCGAGACTGCGTACGAGCAAATTTCTGatcaagcgctgcgcttttGCCTTC harbors:
- a CDS encoding uncharacterized protein (BUSCO:EOG09263QUM; EggNog:ENOG503NUUD; COG:A) produces the protein MPAALSKNAKRRAKKKQQRSEGHVSPPQHVEPVRTDTAPAEPMEIVAPHVDGLLAAQFANVLERYQPPTEEEGDAQSKGEVIYSDEDMDDEEEKAKMAFPLSRRRQRQMARMSAAELKQMVDHPELVEWADTAAADPCLLVHLRTVRNAVPVPLHWGAKREYLSQRRGMAKKRYELPSYIAETGISSLRESINASNVEKSVKAKTRERVQPKLGRMDIDYQKLHDAFFKFQTKPTLSQYGETYYEGKEFEVGMRKRRPGEVSAALKEALSIPPLAPLPWLIAMQRHGPPPSYPHLRIPGLNAPIPKGAQWGFHPGGWGRPPLDQNGNPLYGDVFGEQECPESAQSAAVSGPREYWGEMEPEEYDEEEEEEEEGEEEEEEEEEEEEEEEEEADLGGTAGVEIESAPTASGLITPSGMQSVPEGLDTPAHIELRKQPPSHAHPTGPPPSGPPPQLYQVIPEREGGARGRGFMGSDRLYDFSNGDEAS